The Mumia flava sequence TGCGGTTGAAGACGGCGACTCCGTCGTCCGGGGGCAGGGAGGCGTCGATCGCCCGGAGCCGCCCCAGGACCTCGTCGACGGTCTCGATCGTCTGCACCCTGCCAGCATGGCGCAGAGGGAGGCTCGGGGGCCCTCCATGTGCACGGATCGTCCTCGGGCGCGATCCGGTGGTTCGCGGGCGGGACGGACCGCAAGATGTTACGCTAGGGCTTCAGACGAACTGAACGTGTAATACTGCCGGTCCGGGAGGTAGCCGTGCGCAGCCTGGAGGAGATGGCTCCGCCGATGACCGCGCGCTCGGTCGCACTGAGCCTCCTGCTCGGCTCGCGTCCCCCGCGGCTCGCCGCACGCGACCTGGTCCGGATGGGGGAGAGCTTCGGGGTCGCCGCGCCGTCGATGCGCGTGGCGCTGTCGCGGATGACCGCGGCCGGAGAGCTGACCAGCGTGGACTCCTGCTATGCGCTCGCCGACCGGCACCTCGAGCGCCACCGCACGACCGAGGAACGGATCAGCCCTCGGCTGCGCCCGTACGACGGCCGGTGGACGATGGCCGTCGTCGTCGGCCGCGGTCGGGCGGCCGACGCTCGTTCCGCGCTGCGGCTGGACCTCGCAGAACGACGTTTCGGCGAGCTGCGCGAGGGCGTGTGGCTGCGACCGGACAACCTCGAGGCCCCGCCGCCGGACGACGAGGACCTCGAGATCCTCTCCGCCCGGCCGCAGCGGCCGGTCGCCCTCGCCCGCGCGGTCTGGGACCTGCCGACCTGGGCCGGCGAGGCGCAGATCCTGCTCGACGCCCTCGACGGCGACGCCGACCCGGCCGTCCGGTTCAAGGCCGCGGCGGCGACCGTCCGTCACCTGCGGACCGACCCTGCGCTGCCACCCGAGCTCGCGCCGGGCGGCTGGCCCGCCGAGCGGCTGCGTGCTGCGTACGAGACCTATCGTGCCGACCTGTCGGGGATCGGTCGCGACGATCCGGACCACGACCGCGAGAAGGAGCCCGCATGATCACCCACGAGGTCACCAACCAGGTGCCGCTGCTCGTCGGCCACGACGTCGCCGACTCGCCCGTCATCGACGCCGCGCTGCGGCGCGCCGGCGCAGACGCGGCCCTCGAGGAGGTCGGCGAGGTCGGTCGTGCCGCCGGCAGCGCGCGCGCTCTCGAGCTGGGGGACCTGGCCGAGGCGCACCCGCCGGTGCTGCGCACGCACGACCGCTACGGCAACCGCGTCGACCGGGTCGACTACGACCCGGCCTACCACGAGCTGATGCGGACGGCGGTCGGCTTCGGGATGCACGGGTCCGCGTGGGCGGACGACCGGCCGTACGCCCACCTGGTGCGGGCGGCGAAGTTCAGCATCTGGCAGACGGTCGACGCCGGCCACGGCTGCCCGATCTCGATGACGTACGCGTCGGTGCCCGCGCTGCGTGTCGACCCGCAGGTCGCCGCGCTGTACGAGCCGCTGCTCGCCACCCGGACCTACGATCCGGAGCTGCGGGTCCCGGCCGACAAGCCCGGTCTGATCGCGGGCATGTCCATGACCGAGAAGCAGGGAGGATCGGACGTCCGGGCGAACACCACGACCGCGACGCCG is a genomic window containing:
- a CDS encoding PaaX domain-containing protein, C- domain protein, with translation MAPPMTARSVALSLLLGSRPPRLAARDLVRMGESFGVAAPSMRVALSRMTAAGELTSVDSCYALADRHLERHRTTEERISPRLRPYDGRWTMAVVVGRGRAADARSALRLDLAERRFGELREGVWLRPDNLEAPPPDDEDLEILSARPQRPVALARAVWDLPTWAGEAQILLDALDGDADPAVRFKAAAATVRHLRTDPALPPELAPGGWPAERLRAAYETYRADLSGIGRDDPDHDREKEPA